From a single Hymenobacter sp. YIM 151500-1 genomic region:
- a CDS encoding NAD-dependent epimerase/dehydratase family protein → MKLRVIVTGATGMVGEGVLHECLNHPEVEQVLSVSRKPSGVRHPKLRELLHADFHDLTAIQDQLAGYNACFFCLGVSAVGLREPEYRHLTYDLTLHFARTLLPRNPGLTFCYVSGAGTDGTGRSRQMWARVKGQTENDLLHLGFARAYMFRPGYLHPTPGLQYVLPYYKYLSWLYPVVRRVLPQYVSTLRELGLAMVEAARRGYTKPVLEVPDIVALART, encoded by the coding sequence ATGAAACTACGCGTCATTGTAACCGGGGCCACCGGCATGGTAGGGGAGGGAGTACTGCATGAATGCCTGAACCACCCCGAGGTAGAGCAGGTGCTGTCGGTCAGCCGCAAGCCCAGCGGCGTGCGTCACCCGAAGCTGCGGGAGCTGCTGCACGCCGACTTTCACGACCTCACCGCAATTCAGGACCAGCTGGCCGGCTACAACGCCTGCTTTTTCTGCCTGGGCGTGTCGGCGGTGGGGCTACGGGAGCCGGAGTACCGCCACCTCACGTATGACCTGACCCTGCACTTCGCCCGGACGCTGCTGCCCCGTAACCCCGGCCTCACGTTCTGCTACGTGTCGGGCGCGGGCACCGACGGCACCGGGCGGAGCCGGCAGATGTGGGCCCGCGTGAAAGGCCAAACGGAGAATGACCTGTTGCACCTGGGCTTCGCGCGGGCTTATATGTTCCGGCCCGGCTATCTGCACCCCACGCCGGGCCTGCAATACGTGTTGCCGTACTACAAGTACTTGTCGTGGCTGTATCCGGTGGTGCGGCGGGTGCTGCCGCAGTACGTCTCCACGCTGCGGGAGCTGGGGCTGGCTATGGTGGAGGCTGCGCGGCGCGGCTACACCAAGCCGGTCTTGGAGGTGCCCGACATCGTGGCGCTGGCCAGGACCTGA
- a CDS encoding acyl carrier protein phosphodiesterase, protein MRCLAVVRSTLPLNGAGAYNAPLQQNHQAPPQLMNFLAHLLLSGPPSAPHYTDIVVGNFAAEAVRGRAAVAAYPPAVQQGIRLHRFIDSFTDQHPAVRRTTARLRQAGLGKWAGVAADVGYDHLLARDFGLYHPPETLPAFAQRHYELLHQRRHELPARLQHLLAYMRRDDWLSGYARPEGLHRALLGLSRRVPAAEVLATGAAAFLAELPAYEEDFWEFWPELRAAVAQTHFTN, encoded by the coding sequence ATGCGCTGCCTTGCCGTGGTTCGCAGTACCTTGCCGCTCAACGGCGCGGGCGCGTACAACGCGCCCCTACAGCAGAACCACCAGGCGCCCCCACAACTGATGAATTTTCTGGCCCACCTGCTGCTTTCCGGTCCGCCCTCAGCGCCTCACTACACTGATATTGTGGTGGGTAACTTTGCGGCCGAGGCGGTGCGGGGCCGGGCGGCCGTGGCGGCGTACCCGCCCGCCGTGCAGCAGGGCATCCGCCTGCACCGCTTCATTGACTCCTTCACCGACCAGCACCCGGCCGTGCGCCGCACCACCGCCCGCCTGCGCCAGGCCGGCCTGGGCAAGTGGGCCGGCGTGGCAGCCGACGTCGGCTACGACCACCTGCTGGCCCGCGACTTCGGCCTATATCACCCTCCGGAAACCCTGCCGGCCTTCGCCCAGCGCCACTACGAGCTGCTGCACCAACGCCGCCACGAGCTACCCGCGCGTCTTCAGCACCTGCTCGCCTACATGCGCCGCGACGACTGGCTCAGCGGCTACGCCCGCCCCGAGGGCCTGCACCGCGCCCTGCTGGGCCTGAGCCGCCGCGTGCCCGCCGCCGAGGTACTGGCCACTGGCGCCGCGGCGTTTCTGGCGGAGCTGCCGGCGTATGAGGAGGACTTTTGGGAATTCTGGCCGGAGCTGCGGGCGGCGGTGGCACAAACCCATTTTACAAACTAA
- a CDS encoding FKBP-type peptidyl-prolyl cis-trans isomerase, translating to MSQISQNKVVTITYDLSVTDENQEKVLVESAEADAPMVFLFGQSGLPEEFERQLDGKQAGDSFAFSLTPEQAYGDYDQQAVVDIPKNVFEIDGQIDDEMLQVGNFLPMADNQGHHMQGKVVEIGPDTVKMDFNHPLAGMVMHFDGQVAAVRDATREELDHGHVHGEGGVHH from the coding sequence ATGTCCCAGATCAGCCAGAATAAAGTTGTTACCATCACCTACGACCTGAGCGTAACCGACGAAAACCAGGAGAAAGTGTTGGTGGAATCGGCCGAAGCCGATGCGCCGATGGTGTTCCTGTTTGGCCAAAGTGGCCTGCCCGAGGAGTTTGAGCGCCAGCTCGACGGCAAGCAGGCCGGCGACTCCTTCGCCTTCTCCCTCACCCCCGAGCAGGCGTACGGCGACTACGACCAGCAGGCCGTGGTAGACATCCCGAAAAACGTATTTGAAATCGACGGGCAGATTGACGACGAGATGCTGCAAGTCGGCAACTTCCTGCCCATGGCCGACAACCAGGGCCACCACATGCAGGGCAAAGTGGTCGAAATCGGCCCCGACACCGTGAAAATGGACTTCAACCACCCCCTGGCCGGCATGGTCATGCACTTCGACGGCCAGGTAGCCGCCGTGCGCGACGCCACCCGCGAGGAGCTGGACCACGGCCACGTGCACGGCGAAGGCGGCGTGCATCACTAG
- a CDS encoding pyridoxamine 5'-phosphate oxidase family protein, translating into MAEKVAVSHDVTKLIERIKDIKIAMMTTVEAGGELHSRPMYTQEPEEDGTLWFFTERDSAKIDEVQQDRHVNLGYSKPNDNLYVSISGIATVINDRQKIKELWSEPLRSWFPKGSDDPNISLLRIDILRGEYWDQPSSALVHAFGYVKALATGERYQPTGDEHAKVNP; encoded by the coding sequence ATGGCCGAGAAAGTAGCCGTTAGCCACGATGTCACCAAGCTGATTGAGCGCATCAAAGACATCAAAATTGCCATGATGACCACGGTGGAAGCCGGTGGCGAGCTGCACAGCCGCCCCATGTATACCCAGGAGCCCGAAGAAGATGGCACGCTGTGGTTTTTCACCGAGCGAGATTCCGCCAAGATAGACGAAGTGCAGCAGGACCGCCACGTCAACCTGGGCTATTCCAAGCCCAACGACAACCTATACGTATCCATTTCGGGCATTGCGACGGTGATCAACGACCGCCAGAAGATCAAGGAGTTGTGGAGCGAGCCGCTCCGGTCCTGGTTTCCCAAAGGCTCCGACGACCCCAACATCAGCCTGCTGCGCATCGACATTCTGCGCGGCGAGTACTGGGACCAGCCCAGCAGTGCCTTGGTGCATGCTTTCGGCTACGTGAAAGCCCTGGCCACTGGGGAGCGGTACCAGCCCACCGGCGACGAGCATGCCAAAGTAAATCCGTAA
- a CDS encoding DUF6728 family protein codes for MRKDLFNLGPALGYFFRKPDPNRHTNFNLRTMHFINKLSLAMFLVGFIVLLYRWFLR; via the coding sequence ATGCGCAAAGACCTGTTTAACCTCGGCCCGGCCCTGGGATACTTCTTCCGCAAGCCCGACCCCAATCGGCACACCAACTTCAACCTGCGCACCATGCACTTTATCAATAAGCTCAGCCTGGCCATGTTCCTGGTGGGGTTTATAGTGCTGCTGTACCGGTGGTTTCTGCGGTAA
- a CDS encoding metallophosphoesterase, whose protein sequence is MKKIVIALLVLYALYFAAGVAAIQFGAIERFYFFPYFAIKYKQDRSGYSADGPVLLLRQGYGISKQIIPSKTGYRSVTDTLPPNQPALLTCYPTDSSFFHVSVRASPPTTEPDHYPAPEKMLVVSDIEGNFAGFRLLLTSAGVMDQQYAWRFGRGHLVLVGDFFDRGLNVTECLWLIYKLEQEAEQAGGKVHFILGNHEIMNLMGKLKYVRRKYLVNADSLGLPYESWYAADTELGRWLRTKNVVEKIGSTLFLHGGLSPEVAAHRLSLTAINTLARRGLDRAPGSTPAKGSAEEAITSSQASPDWYRGLVQQTASDDDVGRILQQYQATRMVVGHTPVDKITPLYGNRVVAIDLPHQQNTAQGYMQAVWIEGEAFYTLDNRGNRSPLF, encoded by the coding sequence ATGAAGAAGATTGTTATTGCGCTGCTGGTTCTATATGCTCTGTACTTCGCCGCAGGGGTTGCCGCCATTCAATTCGGAGCTATTGAAAGGTTCTACTTCTTTCCCTACTTCGCCATCAAGTATAAGCAGGACCGCTCCGGGTATTCGGCCGACGGCCCCGTGCTCCTTCTGCGTCAGGGCTACGGCATTAGCAAGCAGATTATACCCAGCAAAACGGGCTACCGCAGCGTGACGGATACCCTGCCTCCCAATCAGCCTGCCCTCCTCACCTGCTACCCCACCGACAGCAGTTTCTTTCACGTCTCGGTCCGCGCAAGCCCGCCCACCACCGAGCCCGACCACTACCCGGCGCCTGAGAAGATGCTCGTTGTCTCGGATATCGAAGGCAATTTTGCGGGATTCAGACTGCTCTTGACTAGCGCTGGGGTGATGGACCAGCAGTATGCCTGGCGCTTTGGGAGAGGACACCTCGTGCTGGTAGGCGACTTTTTTGACCGCGGCCTGAACGTAACGGAGTGCTTATGGCTGATTTACAAGCTGGAGCAAGAAGCTGAGCAGGCCGGTGGCAAAGTGCACTTCATCCTCGGCAACCACGAAATCATGAACCTGATGGGCAAGCTCAAGTATGTGCGCCGCAAGTACCTCGTCAATGCCGATTCGCTGGGGCTTCCTTATGAGAGCTGGTACGCAGCTGATACCGAGCTGGGCCGGTGGCTGCGGACTAAGAATGTGGTGGAGAAAATCGGCTCTACCCTTTTTCTGCACGGCGGACTCAGCCCCGAGGTAGCCGCGCACCGCCTTTCCCTCACTGCCATCAACACCCTGGCCCGCCGGGGCCTGGACCGGGCCCCAGGCAGTACGCCAGCTAAGGGCTCGGCAGAAGAAGCCATTACCAGTAGCCAAGCCAGCCCCGACTGGTACCGGGGCCTGGTGCAGCAAACGGCGTCCGACGATGACGTGGGGCGTATTCTGCAGCAGTACCAAGCTACTCGTATGGTAGTGGGGCACACGCCAGTTGATAAGATTACGCCCTTGTATGGTAACCGTGTAGTAGCCATTGACTTGCCTCATCAGCAGAATACAGCCCAGGGATACATGCAGGCGGTGTGGATAGAGGGCGAAGCGTTTTATACACTTGATAATCGGGGCAACCGGTCCCCCCTATTCTAG
- a CDS encoding HAD family hydrolase, with translation MIRTVIFDMDGVLVDTEPLHHDAYFRHFAELAIVLTQEEYATFLGLSTRNVYQRLQQQFGLEQGIDELMSRKRELFFTAFDEARGLELLPGAWALVEGLYRAGVPLQLASSASMETISRVFTRFGLHAYFDNLVSGESFPQSKPHPAIFLHAAGLAGVPPAECLVIEDSVNGVAAAKAAGMYCIGYRSAHSEGQDLHHADWIVSDLGQLSAARILALPTAVLEGSGTQAR, from the coding sequence ATGATTCGCACCGTTATTTTCGATATGGACGGCGTGCTGGTAGACACCGAGCCGCTGCACCACGATGCTTATTTTCGCCATTTTGCCGAGCTGGCTATTGTCCTGACCCAGGAGGAATATGCCACGTTTCTGGGGCTGTCTACCCGCAACGTCTACCAGCGGCTTCAGCAGCAGTTTGGACTGGAGCAGGGCATAGACGAGCTGATGAGCCGCAAGCGGGAGCTGTTCTTTACGGCCTTCGACGAAGCTCGCGGGCTGGAGCTGCTGCCCGGCGCCTGGGCGCTGGTCGAGGGCCTGTACCGGGCCGGCGTGCCGCTGCAGCTGGCTTCGTCGGCTTCCATGGAAACCATCAGCCGGGTGTTTACCCGCTTCGGGCTGCACGCCTACTTCGATAACCTGGTTAGCGGGGAGAGTTTCCCGCAGTCGAAACCGCACCCGGCCATCTTCCTGCACGCCGCCGGGCTGGCTGGTGTGCCGCCCGCCGAGTGTTTGGTCATTGAAGACTCCGTGAACGGCGTAGCGGCCGCTAAGGCAGCGGGCATGTATTGCATCGGCTACCGCAGTGCCCATTCCGAAGGTCAGGACCTGCACCACGCCGACTGGATAGTATCGGACCTGGGCCAGCTGAGCGCGGCCCGTATTCTGGCGCTGCCCACGGCAGTCCTGGAGGGCAGCGGTACGCAGGCACGCTAG
- a CDS encoding nuclear transport factor 2 family protein, whose protein sequence is MPYRYLLPALLLPAAPALAQTTPAPTETEAVQATIRAFFDGMRRADSAAVRRTLAPGAVFHTIGSRSGQPQLRPEKPADFVKAVGTPHPQVWDERISFGPVLIDANLASVWAPYEFYLGSTFSHCGVNSFQLVKLADGWRIAHIIDTRRKEKCK, encoded by the coding sequence ATGCCCTACCGCTACCTGTTGCCTGCTCTGCTGCTCCCGGCAGCCCCTGCCCTGGCCCAAACCACCCCGGCTCCCACGGAAACCGAGGCCGTGCAAGCCACCATCCGCGCGTTCTTCGACGGGATGCGCCGCGCCGATAGCGCCGCCGTGCGCCGCACTTTGGCGCCCGGCGCCGTGTTTCACACCATCGGGAGCCGCAGCGGCCAGCCGCAGCTGCGCCCCGAAAAGCCAGCGGATTTTGTAAAGGCCGTGGGTACCCCGCACCCGCAGGTCTGGGATGAGCGCATCAGCTTCGGGCCGGTGCTTATCGACGCCAATTTGGCCAGTGTCTGGGCGCCCTACGAGTTTTACCTGGGCAGCACCTTTAGCCACTGCGGCGTCAACTCGTTTCAGCTGGTGAAGCTGGCCGACGGGTGGCGCATCGCCCACATCATCGACACCCGCCGCAAGGAAAAGTGTAAGTAA
- a CDS encoding MmcQ/YjbR family DNA-binding protein: MNIEDYRDYCLAKPGATEETPFGPDTLVFKVGGKLFALLDIEQFASVNLKCDPERAQQLREQYDYVLPGYHMNKKHWNTVLTTAPAAQLRQWTDHSYDLVRASLPRTLRDKLAAAEAE, translated from the coding sequence ATGAACATCGAAGACTACCGCGACTATTGCCTCGCCAAGCCCGGCGCCACCGAGGAAACCCCATTCGGGCCCGATACGCTGGTGTTTAAAGTAGGCGGCAAGCTGTTTGCCCTGCTCGACATCGAGCAGTTTGCCAGCGTCAACCTGAAGTGCGACCCGGAGCGGGCCCAGCAGCTGCGCGAGCAGTATGACTACGTGCTGCCCGGCTACCACATGAATAAAAAGCACTGGAACACAGTGCTTACCACGGCCCCCGCCGCCCAGCTCCGCCAGTGGACCGACCACTCCTACGACCTCGTGCGCGCCTCCCTGCCCCGCACCCTGCGCGACAAGCTGGCCGCCGCCGAAGCAGAGTAG
- a CDS encoding glycosyltransferase, which yields MSRPTDLASPLALVLPCYNPPANWAANIIASLARFEALLPAEAQPVHLYLINDGSAGVPPAAVELLRASLPCFTYLSYPENRGKGYALRTGIAQVTEPLCLFTDIDFPYEETSMATVFEALRAGHCDVAVGARDEAYYAQVPASRVFISRLLRRSTRLLLGLAVSDTQCGLKGFNQQGKEVFLRGSIDRYLFDLEFIFLASRPTSRLRVKPVPVRLKPGIVFSRMSPKILLNESGSFLKILLARYV from the coding sequence TTGAGTCGACCAACAGACTTAGCTTCGCCGCTGGCCCTCGTGCTGCCCTGCTACAACCCGCCGGCCAACTGGGCGGCCAACATTATAGCCAGCCTGGCGCGGTTTGAAGCTCTTTTGCCCGCAGAAGCCCAGCCGGTCCACCTGTACCTCATCAACGACGGCAGTGCCGGCGTGCCGCCCGCCGCCGTGGAGCTGCTGCGCGCCAGCCTGCCGTGCTTCACCTACCTCAGCTACCCCGAAAACCGGGGTAAGGGCTACGCCCTGCGCACGGGCATTGCCCAGGTAACGGAGCCTCTGTGCTTGTTTACGGATATCGACTTTCCCTACGAGGAAACCAGCATGGCCACGGTGTTTGAGGCCCTGCGTGCCGGCCACTGCGACGTCGCCGTGGGGGCCCGCGACGAAGCCTACTACGCCCAGGTGCCGGCCAGCCGGGTGTTTATTTCCCGGCTGCTGCGCCGCAGCACCCGCCTGCTGCTGGGGCTGGCCGTGTCGGATACTCAGTGCGGACTGAAAGGCTTTAACCAGCAGGGCAAAGAGGTGTTTCTGCGCGGCTCCATCGACCGGTACCTGTTCGACCTGGAGTTTATTTTCCTGGCTTCTCGCCCCACCTCTCGCCTGCGCGTGAAGCCCGTGCCGGTGCGCCTCAAGCCGGGCATCGTTTTCTCCCGCATGAGCCCCAAAATTCTGCTCAACGAAAGCGGCAGCTTCCTGAAAATCCTGCTAGCCCGCTACGTGTAA
- a CDS encoding spheroidene monooxygenase, with product MLTTLSILTLQPGQKRWGLAQMGTAQRPLQQVPGLRFQKLLGSGAGGFGALPNLHRYGLMAVWESDDAAATFFATHPLWQQYQRRTTEIWTARLAPLKSHGLWDGVNPFDYTPAAAPASAPVAVLTRAAIRLHKTPRFWRYVAPTSATVAQVPGVQAAIGLGELPVVRQATFSLWESAEAMQHYAYRSEKHREVIRLTRQENWYGEELFARFQVLSTEGTWDGRTV from the coding sequence TTGCTCACTACTCTTTCCATTCTCACCCTGCAACCCGGCCAGAAACGCTGGGGCCTGGCCCAGATGGGCACCGCCCAGCGGCCCCTGCAACAGGTGCCGGGGCTGCGGTTTCAGAAGCTGCTGGGCAGCGGGGCCGGTGGCTTCGGGGCCCTGCCCAACCTGCACCGCTACGGCCTGATGGCCGTGTGGGAATCAGACGACGCGGCGGCCACCTTCTTTGCCACGCATCCGCTGTGGCAGCAATACCAGCGCCGCACCACGGAAATCTGGACCGCCCGGCTAGCCCCGCTGAAGTCGCACGGTCTCTGGGACGGCGTGAATCCGTTTGACTATACCCCTGCCGCTGCCCCGGCCAGTGCCCCGGTGGCCGTGCTGACCCGCGCCGCTATTCGCCTGCACAAAACGCCCCGCTTCTGGCGCTACGTGGCCCCCACCAGCGCCACGGTGGCCCAGGTTCCTGGCGTGCAGGCCGCTATTGGCCTGGGTGAGCTGCCTGTTGTGCGCCAGGCCACGTTCAGCCTGTGGGAGTCGGCGGAGGCCATGCAGCACTACGCCTACCGCAGCGAAAAGCACCGCGAAGTTATTCGGCTTACGCGCCAGGAGAACTGGTACGGCGAGGAGCTGTTTGCCCGATTTCAGGTGCTGAGTACCGAGGGCACCTGGGATGGCCGGACGGTATAA
- a CDS encoding leucine--tRNA ligase has translation MPGYYPQDIEKKWQAHWKEQHTFRADNASAKPKYYVLDMFPYPSGAGLHVGHPLGYIASDIVARYKRLQGYNVLHPMGFDSFGLPAEQYAIQTGQHPEKTTRENIARYIEQLSALGFSYDWSREIRTSDPSYYRWTQWIFLKLFNSWYNLDTNRAEPIKTLLDKFAESGSAGIRAAGDEEERHEFTAGQWQMMSEKQRLQAVHPYRLAYQQDTYVNWCAGLGTVLSNDEVKDGVSERGGFPVERRLMPQWNLRITAYADRFLQGLDSIDWPEAVKEMQRNWIGRSIGAEVTFQVLSSENSDDANSSSLTSHFSPLTSTIRVYTTRVDTIYGATFLVLAPEHELVAELTTPEQQQAVQDYIDATKRRSERDRMADTKTVSGAFTGSYALNPFTNEPIQIWIADYVLAGYGTGAVMAVPSGDQRDYVFAKHFGLPIVQVIDQQQIDEQADPTKEGRYLHGSIQGMTYAEATQQLVQELEVRGIGKGKVNYRLRDAIFGRQRYWGEPIPIYYKDGTAYGVAEADLPLVLPEIDEYRPTETGEPPLGRAKDWKYKGQYDYELSTMPGWAGSSWYYLRYMDPHNTERFVGEEAEKYWQNVDLYLGGAEHATGHLLYSRFWHLFLKDLGLVTAHEPFQKLINQGMILGRSNFVYRLNLAYSQADENFQLQKVNGPNIFVSKGVYDTIQGSSLEEVLQSRSGTLRTRLREILGSMMSPATGTHKFVNAGFENPTFTALHADVNMVENDVLDIEAFKNWREEYANAEFILEDNGTYVCGVEVEKMSKSKYNVVNPDTLIERYGADALRLYEMFLGPLEQFKPWNTNGMSGVAGFLKKFWRLYHPQDGDFAVTDDAATPQELKALHKAIRKVEEDIEKFSFNTTVSALMITVNELTALDCHKRAVLEPLVVLLSPYAPHLAEELWEKLGHPAGSISSARYPEFREEYLVEDTVNYPVAINGKVREQLQFPATATAQDIEAAVRATDLLARYAEGKPAKKVIVVPGRMVNVVV, from the coding sequence ATGCCCGGCTACTATCCCCAGGACATCGAGAAAAAATGGCAGGCCCACTGGAAAGAGCAGCACACCTTCCGGGCCGACAATGCCTCCGCTAAACCTAAGTACTACGTGCTCGACATGTTCCCGTACCCCAGCGGGGCCGGGCTGCACGTGGGGCACCCACTGGGCTACATTGCCTCCGATATTGTAGCGCGCTACAAGCGCCTGCAAGGCTACAATGTGCTGCACCCCATGGGCTTCGACTCGTTCGGGCTGCCCGCCGAGCAGTACGCCATCCAGACCGGCCAGCATCCCGAAAAGACCACCCGCGAGAACATTGCCCGCTACATCGAGCAGCTCTCGGCCCTGGGCTTCAGCTACGATTGGAGCCGCGAAATCCGTACCTCCGACCCCAGCTACTACCGCTGGACACAGTGGATTTTTCTGAAGCTGTTCAACTCCTGGTACAACCTCGACACCAACCGCGCCGAGCCCATCAAAACCCTGCTCGACAAGTTCGCCGAGAGCGGCAGCGCGGGCATCCGGGCGGCCGGCGACGAAGAGGAGCGCCACGAGTTTACGGCCGGGCAGTGGCAGATGATGAGCGAGAAGCAGCGCCTGCAAGCGGTGCATCCCTACCGCTTGGCTTATCAGCAGGACACTTACGTGAACTGGTGCGCCGGCCTGGGCACGGTGCTCAGCAATGATGAGGTGAAAGACGGGGTGTCGGAGCGCGGGGGCTTTCCGGTGGAACGCCGCCTCATGCCCCAGTGGAACCTGCGCATCACCGCCTACGCCGACCGTTTCCTCCAGGGCCTCGACTCCATCGACTGGCCCGAGGCCGTGAAGGAGATGCAGCGCAACTGGATTGGCCGGAGCATCGGCGCGGAAGTGACGTTTCAGGTTTTAAGCAGTGAGAATTCTGACGACGCAAATTCGTCTTCTCTCACTTCTCACTTCTCACCTCTCACTTCTACCATTCGAGTCTACACCACCCGCGTCGATACCATCTACGGCGCTACCTTTCTGGTGCTGGCCCCGGAGCACGAGCTGGTGGCGGAGCTGACCACGCCGGAGCAGCAGCAGGCCGTTCAGGACTACATCGACGCCACCAAGCGCCGCTCGGAGCGCGACCGGATGGCCGATACCAAAACCGTGTCGGGGGCTTTTACGGGCTCGTATGCCCTCAACCCGTTCACCAACGAGCCCATCCAGATTTGGATTGCCGACTACGTGCTGGCTGGCTACGGCACGGGCGCCGTCATGGCCGTGCCCTCCGGCGACCAGCGCGACTACGTGTTTGCCAAGCACTTCGGCCTGCCCATTGTGCAGGTGATTGATCAGCAGCAGATCGACGAGCAAGCCGACCCCACCAAGGAAGGCCGCTACCTGCACGGTTCCATCCAGGGCATGACCTACGCCGAAGCTACCCAGCAGCTGGTGCAGGAGCTGGAAGTCCGCGGCATCGGCAAAGGCAAGGTCAACTACCGGCTGCGCGACGCCATTTTCGGCCGCCAGCGCTACTGGGGTGAGCCCATTCCCATCTACTACAAAGACGGCACCGCCTACGGCGTGGCCGAGGCCGACCTGCCCCTGGTGCTGCCCGAAATCGACGAGTACCGGCCCACCGAAACCGGCGAGCCGCCCCTGGGCCGCGCCAAGGACTGGAAGTATAAGGGCCAGTACGACTACGAGTTGAGCACCATGCCCGGCTGGGCCGGGTCTAGCTGGTACTACCTCCGCTACATGGACCCGCACAACACCGAGCGGTTCGTGGGCGAAGAAGCCGAAAAATACTGGCAGAATGTAGACCTATATCTCGGTGGTGCAGAACATGCTACGGGCCACCTACTCTACTCCCGCTTCTGGCACTTGTTCCTGAAAGACCTGGGCCTGGTTACGGCTCATGAACCGTTTCAGAAGCTGATTAATCAGGGGATGATTCTGGGCCGCTCGAACTTTGTGTACCGACTGAATCTGGCATATAGTCAAGCCGATGAAAACTTTCAGTTACAGAAGGTAAACGGCCCAAATATCTTCGTATCAAAAGGTGTTTATGACACGATACAGGGTTCTTCTTTGGAGGAAGTGTTGCAAAGCAGATCCGGTACACTTCGCACTCGGCTTCGGGAGATACTTGGCAGCATGATGTCACCTGCGACTGGTACACACAAGTTTGTTAACGCAGGTTTTGAGAATCCGACCTTCACTGCACTCCACGCCGACGTGAATATGGTAGAGAATGACGTGCTCGACATCGAAGCTTTTAAAAACTGGCGCGAGGAATACGCCAATGCTGAGTTCATTCTCGAAGACAATGGCACCTACGTGTGCGGGGTTGAAGTCGAGAAGATGTCGAAGTCGAAGTACAACGTGGTGAATCCCGATACGCTCATTGAGCGGTACGGAGCCGACGCACTGCGCCTGTACGAAATGTTTCTGGGACCGCTGGAGCAGTTCAAGCCTTGGAACACCAACGGCATGAGCGGCGTGGCGGGCTTCCTGAAGAAGTTCTGGCGCCTCTACCACCCCCAGGACGGCGACTTCGCCGTGACGGACGATGCCGCCACGCCCCAGGAGCTGAAGGCTCTGCACAAGGCCATCCGCAAGGTGGAGGAAGACATTGAGAAGTTCTCGTTCAACACCACCGTCAGCGCCCTGATGATAACGGTGAACGAGCTGACGGCCCTCGACTGCCACAAGCGCGCTGTGCTGGAGCCGCTGGTGGTGCTGCTCTCCCCGTACGCTCCGCACCTCGCGGAAGAGCTGTGGGAAAAGCTAGGCCACCCGGCTGGCTCCATCAGCAGCGCCCGGTACCCGGAGTTCCGGGAGGAATATCTGGTGGAGGACACCGTGAACTATCCCGTAGCCATCAACGGCAAGGTGCGGGAGCAGCTGCAGTTCCCCGCCACCGCCACGGCCCAGGACATCGAAGCCGCCGTGCGCGCCACCGACCTGCTGGCCCGCTATGCCGAAGGCAAGCCCGCCAAAAAGGTCATCGTAGTGCCCGGCCGCATGGTGAACGTGGTGGTGTAG